The following are from one region of the Syntrophales bacterium genome:
- a CDS encoding electron transfer flavoprotein subunit alpha/FixB family protein — protein sequence MKTQEIVVVAELAAGLPAPVTMELIAFAKALRSDQTAPVRVFVLGEGIARAVALLSAIPDVAVVGFSGASLAAYSAEAWKGVLAPLLAEIKPRFVCIAHNANGADFAPGLAVRLDAGCITAGESARVEGEDVIFRRSLLNGKITAEVISRAETTVITLLPGAFRCRGAGEATQKPEGVLSEERLLAVQAKIIPVPEMALASRPLGLLSAPEQDADLAAAEVVVSAGRGIGKEENLSLVRDLASLFSRSAVGGSRTVCDAGWLSTRLQIGQTGRTVTPRLYIACGISGALQHLAGMRGSQFIVAVNSDPRAAIFQAADVCIVEDLLLFLPLLINACKRQKRNKDIS from the coding sequence ATGAAGACTCAGGAAATAGTTGTTGTTGCCGAACTTGCCGCCGGTCTCCCCGCTCCGGTCACTATGGAGCTGATCGCTTTTGCGAAAGCCCTCCGTAGCGATCAGACTGCCCCGGTTCGCGTCTTTGTGCTCGGAGAGGGGATTGCAAGGGCCGTCGCCCTGCTTTCCGCAATTCCCGATGTTGCCGTCGTCGGCTTTTCCGGAGCTTCCCTCGCCGCTTACAGCGCGGAGGCGTGGAAGGGCGTTCTGGCCCCGCTTCTCGCTGAGATAAAACCCCGTTTTGTCTGCATTGCCCACAATGCAAATGGCGCTGACTTTGCCCCAGGGCTTGCCGTTCGTCTGGACGCCGGCTGCATCACGGCGGGCGAAAGCGCCCGGGTTGAGGGGGAGGATGTAATCTTCCGACGGTCGCTGCTCAACGGTAAAATAACGGCCGAGGTAATTTCGAGGGCGGAAACGACAGTGATCACCCTTCTTCCCGGGGCGTTTCGTTGCCGGGGCGCTGGCGAGGCAACACAGAAGCCGGAGGGTGTGTTGAGCGAGGAGCGGTTGCTTGCGGTGCAGGCAAAGATCATTCCCGTTCCGGAGATGGCGCTTGCGAGCCGCCCCCTTGGCCTTTTGTCAGCGCCGGAGCAGGATGCCGACCTTGCCGCTGCGGAGGTGGTTGTTTCCGCCGGGCGGGGCATTGGAAAAGAGGAGAATCTCTCCCTTGTCCGCGATCTGGCGTCGCTTTTTTCCCGTTCCGCTGTCGGTGGCTCCCGAACGGTGTGCGATGCGGGCTGGCTTTCCACCCGCCTGCAGATTGGGCAGACCGGAAGGACCGTAACGCCCCGCCTCTATATCGCCTGCGGAATTTCCGGCGCCCTTCAGCACCTGGCGGGGATGCGCGGCTCGCAGTTTATAGTCGCCGTCAACAGCGATCCCCGCGCCGCCATCTTCCAGGCGGCGGATGTCTGCATCGTTGAGGATCTGCTGCTCTTCCTTCCGCTCTTGATCAATGCCTGCAAAAGGCAAAAGCGCAATAAGGACATTTCATGA
- a CDS encoding electron transfer flavoprotein subunit beta/FixA family protein, giving the protein MKILVLVKQTPAVEADIRISEDGASLLVGENDWRMNRFDEFAVEEALRIREALPGSSVEAVSVGPPRVAAVLRRALAMGADAAIHILHDENQELFPSDTAFLIAAFVRERCYDLILAGVMSEDAMYGQTGAMLAELLGIPCATAVVEERLFSENGRLTVERELEGGLREGLELPLPALLTIQSGINRPRYPALSHVLRSRSQPLLVIPADTLPKASRREELLCLSWPAPSGKSFFLEGTAEGKAERLAEIFRERAFF; this is encoded by the coding sequence ATGAAAATACTGGTTCTGGTGAAACAGACGCCCGCTGTCGAGGCGGATATCAGAATTTCCGAAGATGGTGCTTCTTTGCTGGTGGGAGAAAATGACTGGCGGATGAATCGTTTCGATGAGTTTGCCGTCGAGGAGGCGCTGAGGATACGCGAGGCGCTGCCGGGAAGCTCGGTGGAAGCGGTTTCGGTTGGCCCCCCCCGCGTTGCCGCCGTTTTGCGTCGCGCGCTGGCAATGGGGGCCGACGCGGCGATTCATATTCTTCACGACGAAAATCAGGAACTTTTTCCAAGTGATACGGCCTTTTTGATAGCAGCTTTTGTCCGTGAGCGATGTTATGACCTTATTTTGGCCGGGGTGATGTCGGAGGATGCGATGTACGGGCAGACAGGAGCTATGCTTGCGGAACTGCTGGGCATCCCCTGCGCGACCGCCGTCGTGGAAGAGCGGCTGTTTTCCGAAAATGGCCGTTTGACCGTTGAGCGGGAACTGGAAGGCGGGCTTCGGGAAGGGCTGGAGCTGCCCCTTCCGGCCTTGCTCACAATTCAGTCGGGGATCAACCGTCCGCGTTATCCCGCCCTCTCCCACGTTTTGCGGTCGCGTTCCCAGCCCTTGCTTGTCATCCCGGCTGACACCCTGCCGAAAGCGTCCCGGCGCGAAGAGCTTTTGTGCCTGTCTTGGCCCGCGCCGTCGGGTAAGTCATTCTTTTTGGAAGGAACGGCAGAAGGAAAGGCGGAGCGCCTGGCCGAGATATTCCGCGAACGGGCGTTTTTTTGA
- a CDS encoding Ig-like domain-containing protein encodes MKRISVIMSLLALLTVFTSFAQAAPVAKFTSIEGNVDVTPPGKAAVKANMGDPLNVGDIIRTKSKSKCEITFMDGSILRLAESSRLRVTEFSQEKEKRNATIDLFRGKVQNIVKAASNQSKYEVHTPTAVCGVRGTQFYTYYQSGVSGAVVTEGTVYAYSSNKPGEVRMIGVGQAMVVKDANTPPAVRKATPKEVEQHQKDTKPAEKAKEEAKKDEEKKPEALAAKTGEGDKAEAKQEEQKEEQKPEAKAEEKPAETKAEEKTTQETSNTAGANTPAPEANKPTEEVPKIISASDSAAQNEQSAMVDMMGRAMNETSTASSSLQPTLAPTPVTTIPDVPIVPPLADAAPPVITVTANPDKFTNANSATFIFKTDEKAAIKFRVDDGGWVEDTEYDTEFVVNLQTLSEKAHTLIVEARDEAGNTATNEYSWATDYTAPTITLSGTPAALSNAKAANIGVAVADASAVTTTYKLDEVAIASSALTGLSEGSHTLVVTATDAAGNTATTQPYTWTTDYTAPTITFSGTPAAVTRENAADIGVTATDTTAGAVTTSYTLDGSAVSLTNLTGLSEGSHTLVATATDAAGNVATKTHSWTTDYTAPTITLSGTPAVLTNAKEANVGVTVADASVVATNYKLDGVAITSTALTALSEGTHTLVVTAMDAAGNSASKEYAWATDYTAPTITLSGTPAAVTRENAANIGVTAMDTNPGTVTTSYMLDDSAVSSTNLTGLSEGSHTLVATATDAAGNVATKTYSWTTDYTAPTITLSGTPAVLTNASAANIGVTTTDTAAGTVTTSYTLDGSAVSSTNLTGLSEGSHTLVATATDAAGNTATKEYAWTIDYTVPTITLSGTPATLTTIKAANIGVAVADVSVVNTTYKLDGAEITATDLTAMSEGPHTLLVTATDAVGNESSKDVSFTLDLYSLAGGIAGSLGNVSGTAAGDVVGVAGDNWGGWNIAMTGSGDSTPNATWDLFAGGGNSDDGYWISITPGSADSGAKTLAGTSQLNYLSKTRLGFGAGTVTGTYDDAGNYQLSDIGVGSYTQKPLKFVSYLEYACRYKTIYSEAAYTEHIGDLWDVLIGGPQSLWYDADGATIGASKAGMPFRVMGTYEHDSEADNLGNNIWYSTSELNSYNYLTSNDTTYDDGAYLGLMGGVETPASVSNRRALAGRLIALYIDPAGNAGYLKGNLSGDAYPEIGMFGMDGLLAREQVAPAADVGVSASALTNNKYWGYMNANMGGNFQDGSARIGSLAGSYDYNDTFAIANWATNVAQNWGIYGLTLYGSYETPTAVWGARMGGEGEFGAYPYTSAGTTVPLLDGDWGYSLSTINDGAWADGKISGTVDGRFLTHAKSGTISGDLLGAYTNGTNIWQAVSLGTWTGTELSHVSDVSSGLMAQTRHYTGSYSYADDGYYSYDYYTDNHYGYVYYRRADPGITSYDVTYNQDGSWTKTIYSYSVTSGYTATGTETGTLTPGTGLSFIATAEDANYVSASSNNYPYQYSDGNLTALLGGTDTLWTATQATPAKLAMMGTYSSMSSAPHLWGGDYGYGYAESYGENYGYGYANISSRNFKDDTDTTYDGGAYRGYLSGTDIDKAMDARLVALYIDQAGKAGYLQGALAGNAYPEIGMLALDGSAYPTQMTSDLGIAPGDMSIHLIESGYYSSYDTGLAGAFDTGGKIVSDSNYYYYGSGIQTLALVNYELNKAEPWGIYRLGMGGTYEAPATPWTSWAAKAGGRGNFGAYNVANNYYGSYGYTDGGSYSYNYYTDNRSGHVAYMIPDPAITSYEITYNHDGSYMKIYYTYGEVPEIGGIDYYPTEVVTGTGFPDAGLSSIRTAEDPLNATLESESKNGVHDPDEGYWLADITSGKAEGNKLTGTVSGRFITRTKMGNASVTAGALSGTGITGDLLGTYNTADDTWQAVSLGNWSGTPLAFGGEGDNYSSAFWQYRYPGYPADPPLDSLTYGGQLMSQGFLQGLIGGTETLFGSFDAALGNYPAVTLAGIGIYGNSEKFPLFLARFNGKNMIDATVATNGNALFFSGVNLFDADGVPMSLAGNMGGLYWKKNPADGKYELGVLSVGSGATANLYPNPNLGYSVGEAGANGMWELAPGTKLQACSLFSGLSFTADPVLSDNAIGIDTPNVSVEITEKMADGSWHLWNRYIKITSIDDPGSYRLSVKAELTGGGYNKDVPPEVGARFNHVLGDGGRYYVTEITGVDQNNLFDAKTVSARIVSDETNGGFTSIDGGLMKGSFDPVTATWRAAALMTGMETKAFLNKISSMNDAQKQAFYDATKIPAFTVGTTDLRGQGGGIDMGSASDASRGIVNATFLAASTGGRPQLWASGNVNGVYTITPVAGSTSVSLAGYQVGTGTSNGISANFNIQNWGATKWGASVTSGSVPANTVTNPTGFTYSNAPTTGLNFQGGAAGSINATNGTFSGTAAGVVK; translated from the coding sequence ATGAAAAGAATATCCGTGATCATGTCATTATTGGCCTTATTGACTGTGTTTACCAGCTTCGCTCAGGCAGCTCCAGTCGCCAAGTTTACCAGCATAGAGGGTAATGTCGATGTGACTCCTCCAGGAAAGGCGGCGGTAAAAGCCAATATGGGAGACCCTTTGAATGTGGGGGATATCATCCGCACTAAGAGCAAATCCAAGTGCGAAATCACTTTCATGGACGGGAGCATTCTGCGGCTGGCCGAAAGCAGTCGTTTGCGCGTTACGGAATTTTCTCAGGAAAAAGAAAAAAGGAACGCAACGATTGATCTCTTTCGGGGGAAGGTGCAGAACATTGTCAAAGCGGCGTCTAATCAGTCGAAATACGAGGTTCATACCCCGACCGCCGTTTGCGGCGTCCGCGGCACCCAGTTTTATACCTACTATCAGTCGGGGGTGAGCGGCGCGGTGGTGACGGAGGGGACGGTTTACGCTTACAGTTCCAACAAGCCGGGCGAGGTGCGGATGATCGGCGTCGGTCAGGCGATGGTCGTGAAGGATGCCAATACGCCGCCGGCGGTGCGAAAAGCCACGCCGAAAGAGGTTGAACAGCATCAAAAAGATACCAAACCTGCTGAAAAGGCAAAGGAAGAAGCAAAAAAGGATGAAGAGAAGAAGCCGGAGGCGTTAGCGGCCAAGACGGGAGAAGGAGATAAGGCAGAGGCAAAGCAAGAGGAACAGAAGGAGGAACAGAAACCGGAGGCAAAGGCGGAAGAGAAGCCCGCCGAGACAAAGGCAGAGGAAAAAACGACGCAAGAAACCTCAAATACGGCCGGGGCTAATACGCCCGCGCCGGAGGCGAATAAACCGACGGAAGAGGTCCCCAAGATTATTTCCGCGTCGGATTCCGCGGCTCAGAATGAGCAGTCGGCGATGGTGGATATGATGGGGCGGGCTATGAACGAGACTTCCACGGCTTCGTCATCTCTACAGCCGACCCTTGCCCCAACGCCGGTGACGACGATCCCGGATGTGCCAATTGTGCCGCCATTAGCAGACGCTGCCCCGCCAGTGATAACAGTGACGGCGAATCCGGACAAATTTACAAACGCCAATTCGGCGACATTCATTTTTAAAACGGATGAGAAGGCTGCCATTAAATTTCGTGTTGATGATGGGGGATGGGTTGAAGATACCGAGTACGATACGGAATTTGTCGTCAATCTTCAGACTCTTTCGGAAAAGGCGCACACGCTGATCGTGGAGGCAAGGGATGAGGCGGGGAACACCGCAACGAATGAGTACTCCTGGGCAACGGATTACACGGCGCCAACAATTACGCTTTCGGGAACGCCCGCGGCCCTGAGCAATGCCAAGGCGGCGAACATTGGCGTGGCGGTTGCGGACGCAAGCGCCGTTACAACTACCTACAAACTTGACGAGGTTGCGATCGCGTCATCCGCTTTGACCGGCTTGAGCGAAGGGTCTCACACCCTCGTTGTGACGGCGACGGATGCGGCGGGGAACACCGCCACCACACAACCCTATACATGGACGACGGATTACACGGCGCCGACAATCACTTTTTCGGGAACGCCCGCGGCTGTAACTAGGGAGAATGCGGCGGATATCGGTGTGACGGCGACGGATACGACTGCCGGTGCGGTGACGACCTCTTACACGTTGGACGGCTCAGCGGTTTCCTTGACGAACCTGACCGGCTTGAGTGAGGGATCTCATACTCTGGTTGCGACGGCGACGGACGCGGCGGGGAATGTGGCGACCAAAACTCACAGTTGGACGACGGATTACACCGCGCCGACAATCACGCTTTCGGGAACGCCTGCGGTCCTGACCAATGCCAAGGAGGCGAACGTTGGGGTGACGGTTGCGGACGCAAGCGTCGTTGCAACTAACTACAAGCTTGATGGGGTTGCGATTACATCGACCGCTTTGACCGCCTTGAGCGAGGGGACTCACACCCTCGTTGTGACGGCGATGGATGCGGCGGGAAACTCTGCATCCAAAGAATATGCTTGGGCCACGGATTACACGGCGCCGACAATCACGCTTTCGGGAACGCCCGCGGCGGTAACCAGGGAGAATGCGGCGAATATTGGCGTAACGGCGATGGATACGAATCCCGGTACGGTTACGACCTCCTATATGTTGGACGATTCAGCGGTTTCCTCGACGAATCTGACCGGATTGAGTGAAGGTTCTCATACGCTGGTTGCGACGGCGACGGATGCGGCGGGGAATGTGGCGACCAAAACTTACAGTTGGACGACGGATTACACAGCGCCGACAATTACGCTTTCGGGAACGCCTGCGGTCCTGACCAATGCCAGTGCCGCGAATATCGGCGTGACGACGACGGATACGGCTGCCGGGACGGTGACGACTTCTTACACGTTGGACGGCTCAGCGGTTTCCTCGACGAACCTGACCGGATTGAGTGAAGGTTCTCATACGCTGGTTGCGACGGCGACGGATGCGGCGGGGAACACCGCAACCAAGGAGTATGCGTGGACGATCGACTACACGGTGCCGACAATTACCCTTTCGGGAACGCCGGCTACCCTGACGACTATCAAGGCGGCGAACATCGGCGTGGCAGTGGCGGACGTAAGCGTCGTTAATACCACTTATAAGCTTGACGGTGCTGAGATTACAGCGACCGATTTGACCGCCATGAGCGAGGGCCCCCACACCTTGCTGGTGACGGCGACGGATGCGGTGGGCAATGAGAGTTCAAAAGACGTTTCCTTTACTTTGGACCTTTACTCCCTTGCCGGGGGAATTGCCGGTTCATTAGGGAATGTTTCCGGAACTGCCGCTGGCGATGTAGTGGGAGTCGCCGGAGATAACTGGGGCGGCTGGAATATTGCCATGACAGGCAGTGGAGATTCCACGCCGAACGCGACTTGGGACCTTTTTGCCGGCGGCGGCAATTCGGATGACGGCTACTGGATCAGTATTACCCCAGGAAGCGCGGATTCAGGCGCCAAAACCCTGGCGGGAACCTCGCAGTTGAATTATCTGTCAAAAACGCGGCTTGGGTTCGGCGCCGGAACCGTCACCGGTACCTACGACGACGCCGGCAACTATCAACTCTCCGATATCGGCGTCGGCAGCTATACGCAAAAGCCCCTTAAGTTTGTGAGTTACTTGGAATATGCCTGCCGGTATAAAACGATCTATTCCGAGGCTGCATATACGGAACACATCGGCGATCTGTGGGATGTCCTGATCGGTGGGCCTCAATCCCTCTGGTATGATGCCGACGGCGCAACGATCGGGGCAAGCAAGGCCGGGATGCCTTTTAGAGTCATGGGGACGTACGAGCATGATTCAGAGGCAGACAATCTGGGAAACAACATTTGGTACTCGACAAGCGAGCTGAACAGCTACAACTACCTGACCAGCAACGATACAACCTATGATGACGGAGCCTATCTGGGGTTGATGGGCGGGGTCGAAACGCCCGCATCGGTATCGAACAGGCGGGCGCTCGCGGGGAGGCTGATTGCCCTGTATATAGATCCTGCGGGCAATGCCGGATATCTGAAGGGGAATCTGAGTGGGGATGCATATCCGGAGATAGGCATGTTCGGGATGGATGGTTTGCTCGCGCGCGAGCAGGTCGCGCCGGCAGCGGATGTAGGGGTAAGTGCATCTGCATTAACAAACAATAAGTATTGGGGATACATGAATGCAAACATGGGGGGGAATTTCCAAGATGGTTCCGCCCGGATCGGTTCTTTGGCGGGCAGTTATGATTACAACGACACATTTGCCATCGCCAACTGGGCAACGAACGTGGCCCAGAACTGGGGCATCTACGGACTAACCCTCTACGGCAGCTATGAAACCCCTACGGCAGTTTGGGGGGCGCGCATGGGAGGCGAAGGTGAGTTTGGCGCCTATCCATACACGTCCGCGGGGACTACCGTTCCTCTTCTCGATGGAGATTGGGGCTACTCCCTTTCAACAATTAATGACGGCGCCTGGGCGGATGGCAAAATTTCCGGCACAGTGGACGGAAGATTCCTCACCCACGCAAAATCAGGAACAATATCAGGCGATCTGCTTGGCGCCTACACCAATGGAACGAACATCTGGCAGGCAGTTTCTCTGGGGACGTGGACGGGGACGGAGCTGAGCCATGTAAGTGATGTTTCTTCCGGGCTGATGGCACAGACAAGGCATTATACGGGCAGCTATTCGTATGCCGATGATGGTTATTACTCGTACGATTATTATACCGATAATCATTACGGATATGTTTACTACCGGAGGGCTGATCCGGGGATAACAAGCTATGACGTTACTTACAATCAGGATGGTTCCTGGACAAAAACGATATATAGTTATAGCGTTACTTCCGGTTATACTGCGACGGGAACGGAAACGGGGACATTGACCCCGGGCACCGGTCTTTCCTTCATAGCGACGGCAGAGGATGCCAATTATGTTTCAGCATCGAGCAACAATTATCCATACCAATATAGTGACGGTAATTTGACTGCCCTCCTGGGCGGAACCGATACGCTTTGGACTGCTACTCAGGCGACGCCGGCGAAGCTCGCGATGATGGGGACTTATTCTTCAATGAGCTCGGCGCCGCACCTTTGGGGAGGCGATTATGGATACGGCTATGCTGAGAGCTATGGGGAGAACTACGGCTACGGCTATGCTAACATATCAAGTCGTAATTTCAAGGACGATACCGACACCACGTATGACGGCGGCGCATACAGAGGGTACCTCTCAGGGACTGATATAGACAAGGCGATGGATGCCCGACTCGTTGCGCTTTACATAGACCAGGCGGGGAAGGCAGGTTATCTGCAGGGGGCGCTTGCCGGCAATGCCTATCCGGAGATCGGGATGTTGGCGCTGGACGGGAGCGCCTATCCGACGCAGATGACGTCCGACCTAGGGATTGCCCCTGGGGATATGAGCATTCACTTAATCGAGAGCGGTTATTATTCCTCCTACGATACCGGACTGGCAGGGGCCTTTGACACGGGCGGCAAGATCGTCAGCGACAGCAATTATTATTACTACGGAAGCGGCATTCAGACACTGGCGCTGGTGAATTATGAGCTGAACAAGGCGGAGCCGTGGGGGATCTACCGTCTGGGGATGGGTGGGACCTATGAAGCGCCTGCCACGCCCTGGACATCGTGGGCGGCGAAGGCGGGCGGCAGGGGGAATTTCGGGGCCTACAATGTGGCCAATAATTATTATGGCAGTTACGGTTACACGGACGGCGGATCCTACTCCTACAATTATTATACAGACAACCGTTCAGGGCATGTTGCCTACATGATACCTGATCCAGCGATCACAAGTTATGAGATTACCTACAATCACGATGGCTCTTACATGAAGATCTATTACACCTATGGCGAAGTGCCCGAGATCGGAGGTATCGACTATTATCCGACAGAAGTTGTTACGGGCACAGGGTTTCCTGACGCGGGATTGTCCTCTATAAGGACAGCGGAAGATCCTTTGAACGCCACTCTTGAAAGTGAGAGCAAGAATGGCGTCCATGATCCTGACGAGGGGTACTGGCTGGCGGATATTACGAGCGGCAAGGCGGAGGGGAACAAACTGACGGGGACGGTAAGCGGCAGATTTATAACCAGGACCAAGATGGGCAACGCGTCTGTGACGGCTGGCGCACTTTCCGGCACAGGCATAACAGGCGATCTGCTGGGGACTTACAACACGGCGGACGACACCTGGCAGGCGGTTTCTCTCGGGAACTGGAGCGGAACGCCGCTGGCCTTTGGCGGTGAGGGAGACAATTATTCTTCCGCCTTTTGGCAATACCGGTATCCCGGCTATCCCGCCGATCCTCCTTTGGATTCCCTCACCTACGGCGGGCAGTTGATGAGCCAGGGATTTTTACAGGGTCTGATCGGCGGGACGGAGACGCTGTTCGGGTCCTTCGACGCCGCCCTCGGAAATTATCCGGCCGTAACCTTGGCCGGGATCGGAATCTACGGCAATTCAGAGAAGTTTCCCCTTTTCCTTGCCAGGTTTAATGGGAAAAATATGATAGATGCAACAGTCGCAACCAATGGCAATGCCCTCTTCTTCAGCGGCGTCAATCTTTTCGATGCCGATGGTGTGCCGATGTCGCTCGCCGGCAACATGGGTGGGTTGTACTGGAAAAAGAATCCCGCCGACGGGAAATATGAACTGGGGGTTCTCTCTGTCGGGAGTGGCGCAACGGCAAACCTCTATCCCAACCCCAACCTTGGCTACTCCGTGGGGGAAGCCGGCGCCAATGGCATGTGGGAGCTTGCCCCAGGAACAAAACTGCAGGCCTGTTCCCTTTTCAGCGGGCTTAGTTTCACCGCGGATCCGGTGCTGAGCGACAACGCCATCGGGATTGACACCCCCAACGTATCGGTCGAGATTACCGAAAAAATGGCGGACGGGTCGTGGCATTTATGGAACAGATACATCAAAATCACGAGTATCGACGATCCCGGCAGCTACCGACTGTCGGTAAAGGCTGAACTAACCGGCGGAGGGTACAACAAGGATGTCCCGCCCGAGGTGGGAGCCAGATTCAACCATGTTCTGGGCGACGGCGGCAGATATTATGTCACGGAGATTACCGGGGTTGATCAGAATAATTTGTTTGATGCGAAAACGGTGTCCGCCCGGATTGTCTCGGATGAAACAAATGGCGGTTTCACCAGCATTGACGGCGGCCTCATGAAAGGGTCTTTCGACCCCGTGACGGCCACCTGGCGGGCTGCCGCCCTGATGACGGGGATGGAAACGAAGGCCTTCCTCAATAAGATCAGCAGCATGAATGACGCGCAGAAACAGGCATTTTATGATGCGACGAAAATCCCCGCCTTCACGGTGGGCACGACGGATCTGCGGGGGCAGGGAGGCGGAATAGATATGGGCAGCGCCAGCGATGCCAGCAGGGGAATTGTCAACGCCACGTTCCTTGCCGCCTCTACGGGAGGCCGGCCCCAGCTCTGGGCGTCGGGAAATGTGAACGGCGTCTATACAATAACCCCGGTGGCGGGAAGCACCAGCGTGTCTCTTGCCGGGTACCAGGTCGGGACGGGTACAAGCAATGGAATTTCCGCCAATTTCAATATTCAGAACTGGGGTGCAACGAAGTGGGGCGCCTCGGTGACGAGCGGTTCCGTGCCGGCCAACACAGTAACCAATCCAACAGGATTTACCTATTCCAATGCGCCGACCACCGGTCTCAATTTCCAGGGAGGCGCGGCCGGCAGCATCAACGCAACCAACGGCACCTTCTCCGGCACGGCGGCGGGGGTTGTCAAATAG
- a CDS encoding tetratricopeptide repeat protein, whose protein sequence is MRKTVIFCFCLVLSSLFSLAHAEGKATLQQGIDQYQQENYEEAIELFTEVHRQEPASSQAAFFLGMAYKQVLDYQKAAGHLRDAVTLTPPVKEALVDLIDTLYQIDQLDEAKKWIGTAESAGAAPPRVAFLKGLILAKGNNNQEAVAAFEKSKRLEPTLAQAADFQIGIINIKERKLEKAKARFQAIILQDPLSDLAGFARQYQAMVEERLYQERPLHLTVGVMGGYDTNIASNPLDSPAAVNVTDAKGGYLSSNVRLDYAPRLEEPWLFNAQYSAASTVYSKFTHSHDSLANSFSVAPGYNFGRFALNLNASYTNVLLRTDPYMYLDPERSSPGYKRYLDYISVGPAFRYFMNQQHILEVFIGYDKKNYHHQAVNLPDDERDTVGLREYVSWIWLFKENSFLNLRYDFAREYADGRKWDNNGHRLTLNLSLPVISEEMGKRLGPITLQLTGSAYFQRYSYQINWPPLETRRDNVYTGSAGLTWRFWKYASLIAQYTRTQSDSNVWMYEYNRDQYALGCEFRY, encoded by the coding sequence ATGAGAAAAACGGTCATTTTCTGTTTTTGCCTGGTCCTTTCATCGTTGTTTTCCTTGGCTCATGCTGAAGGAAAAGCGACCCTTCAGCAGGGGATCGACCAATACCAGCAGGAAAACTATGAAGAGGCGATAGAGCTCTTCACCGAGGTACACCGACAGGAACCGGCCTCATCCCAGGCGGCTTTTTTCCTGGGGATGGCCTATAAACAGGTGCTGGACTATCAAAAAGCTGCCGGCCATTTGCGGGATGCGGTCACCCTCACGCCGCCTGTCAAAGAGGCGCTGGTTGACCTTATTGACACCCTCTACCAGATCGATCAGTTGGACGAGGCCAAGAAATGGATCGGGACGGCGGAGAGCGCCGGCGCTGCTCCTCCCCGCGTGGCTTTCTTGAAAGGCCTCATCCTTGCCAAGGGGAACAACAACCAGGAGGCCGTCGCGGCCTTTGAAAAATCCAAACGGCTGGAGCCGACTCTTGCGCAGGCCGCAGATTTTCAGATAGGGATTATTAACATCAAGGAGAGAAAACTGGAAAAGGCCAAGGCCCGCTTTCAGGCAATCATCCTGCAGGATCCGCTGTCCGATTTGGCTGGCTTTGCCCGCCAGTATCAGGCCATGGTGGAAGAGCGACTCTACCAGGAAAGGCCACTGCATCTGACCGTGGGCGTTATGGGCGGCTATGACACCAACATCGCTTCGAACCCTCTCGATTCTCCGGCGGCAGTAAATGTTACGGACGCGAAAGGGGGGTATCTCTCCTCTAACGTACGCCTGGATTATGCCCCCCGGCTGGAGGAACCCTGGCTTTTCAACGCCCAGTATTCCGCCGCTTCCACGGTATATTCCAAGTTTACCCATTCCCATGATTCGCTGGCCAACAGTTTTTCCGTTGCTCCGGGATACAATTTCGGCCGCTTCGCCTTGAATCTGAACGCGAGTTACACAAACGTCCTGTTGCGGACCGACCCGTACATGTATCTTGACCCGGAAAGGAGCAGCCCGGGCTATAAGAGATATCTGGATTACATTTCAGTAGGACCGGCCTTCCGCTATTTTATGAATCAACAGCATATCCTTGAAGTTTTTATCGGTTACGACAAAAAGAATTACCACCACCAGGCTGTTAATCTGCCCGACGACGAACGGGACACCGTGGGCTTAAGGGAGTACGTCAGTTGGATCTGGCTCTTCAAGGAGAACTCCTTCCTCAATCTCCGTTACGACTTCGCCAGAGAATATGCGGACGGCCGGAAATGGGACAACAACGGCCATCGCCTCACCTTAAATCTCAGTTTGCCTGTCATTTCGGAAGAGATGGGCAAGCGTCTCGGCCCAATCACGCTGCAGCTTACCGGGAGCGCCTATTTTCAGCGGTACAGCTATCAGATAAATTGGCCGCCGTTAGAGACGAGGAGAGACAATGTTTATACCGGCTCCGCAGGCCTGACCTGGAGGTTCTGGAAATACGCCAGTCTGATCGCCCAATATACGAGAACGCAAAGCGACTCGAACGTCTGGATGTACGAATACAACCGCGACCAATATGCGCTTGGTTGCGAGTTCAGGTATTAA